The following is a genomic window from Burkholderia cepacia ATCC 25416.
GCGGACAGCAAGCTCGCGGCCGGGCAGATCGGCCAGCCGGATGCGCGCTTCCTGCTGCAGGGCCGCGACGAGCACACGGGCCTGATGATTCCCGACGAGAAGTCAATCAAGTACGGCAAGAGCGAGCGCAAGCTGCTCGCCTGACGGGTGCCTGCTGCCGGGCCGTGGCGGCCCGGTATCCGGCGGGATCGACGGCGGCGCGTCGCGCGGGCCGGAACTCGCGCGTCTCAGCGCTCGCGCGGCGTACCCAGCCGATCCAGCAACGCCCCCAGCAGATCGATCGGCAGCGGAAACACGAAAATGAAGGAGAAGCGCCGGACCGGGCGCCGGACGATCGATCGGGTGCGGGAGTGGCACCGAATCCGGAGAGGGAAGCGGATCGAGCTCGCAACGGAGGAGGCGGACAATAAAAAAAGGACGCTTGCGCGTCCTTTTGCCGTCTGAAGTGTTGCGCATCGTCGAGAGGCGTCCCCAGCGTTTTCATCGGCAATGCTAGCGAAGTATCGAACGAATGTCAAAATGCAGCGCGTCGAAAGCGGAGCGTGACGGGCATCCTGCCGCGTGTTCGGTTGCATCCGTCCTGAACTCACCGCCACGCCGGCGTCGAATGCCAATCGGCCGTGAAGCCGAGATGGGCCGCCGCGTCCACGTGCTCACACCCCGTCAACGTCGCTCGCAAGGCTTCGCGCCATTCGGTCCCATGACCGAGTGGGTCGAGCAGGGCCTTCATCATCGTTGCGCGGGCGTAGAACGTCTCCGGCCGGGTCATTTCCGGGGCATACCGTGCGAGCGTTCGCCCGGCTGGCTTGGCGGGAGGCGATACCGTCAGCTTCATTCCCCAAAGCCGGGCGTGGTGCGCACACGCATTGCGCAGGTCGGTGAGCGATTGAAGCCAGCTGGTGAGCACGGTATCAGGGATGTCCGGCCACGCATGGCGTCCGGCGACCTTGCGGTCGCGCATCGAGAGCGCACTGAAGATTCGGGACAACGCGCCCAGGCTCAGCCGCTCGCAGACCAGCCAGATCGGCGGCAGGTCGGGGCTGGCATAGGTTCGATAGTAGTGAGTCAATGCCGAGCCTTTCCGGGTTTCGCACTCCCGGGCGATCTGATCCAGAATGCGCGCGTAGTGGCGCAGGTCGACGAAACGGTCCCTCTCGACGTACCAGTGGCTGCCGTAGTCGATTGCGAGGGGATTGCTGAGTGCGGCGCGCAGCGCAACCTCGATGCGCTCGACCGCGTCCATCGTGATCGAGCGCAGACGTCGATCGAATGCGTAGAGTTCAACGATGTCGGAGAATCGGGTTCGAGGCCAGAATCGCTTGGTCGTGGGGTTCTGGAACCGCCGCATGTAGACCAGCAACCGGAAATGGCCGATCGACCGGAGCATTCGCAAGTTCGC
Proteins encoded in this region:
- a CDS encoding Abi family protein; the encoded protein is MGKTRTRKTASATPTRAYGKVALSAEETLHRLWQRGLRIDDRPANLRMLRSIGHFRLLVYMRRFQNPTTKRFWPRTRFSDIVELYAFDRRLRSITMDAVERIEVALRAALSNPLAIDYGSHWYVERDRFVDLRHYARILDQIARECETRKGSALTHYYRTYASPDLPPIWLVCERLSLGALSRIFSALSMRDRKVAGRHAWPDIPDTVLTSWLQSLTDLRNACAHHARLWGMKLTVSPPAKPAGRTLARYAPEMTRPETFYARATMMKALLDPLGHGTEWREALRATLTGCEHVDAAAHLGFTADWHSTPAWR